One stretch of Zingiber officinale cultivar Zhangliang chromosome 6B, Zo_v1.1, whole genome shotgun sequence DNA includes these proteins:
- the LOC121989386 gene encoding mannan endo-1,4-beta-mannosidase 2-like isoform X1: protein MNNPWSRWNGKPSSAKPSGKRVRSRNGLLCPAIGFFLCILLTCMTFRALKLHQDQEPTLSFVERNGTHFMVDGRVLYVSGWNSYWLMEQAVEEGSRARVTEIFQTAASLGLTVCRTYAFNDGRDHALQVSLGIFDEIVFKALDWVIAEAQRHGIRLLLSLVNNLQRHGGKGQYVKWAWEEGFGLSTSNDSFFFDPSIRSYFKIYLKTILTRKNHLSGIEYRDDPTIFAWELMNAPRCASDVSGDTLQEWIEEMAEHVKGIDKKHLVTVGLEGFYGPTSRPEKKDVNPPEKWYGELGTDFLHNSKTPAIDFASVQIYPDKWLRQANLSEKTSYISKWMASHIDDGEKELNKPILFSEFGLSSKNKDFDTLHRVAFYKSILDNIYDSATKGGAGAGAFIWHLLLGGMEKYDDEFGIVPVESLAIIRLLKEQACHLMALRHSKDLAQTTGAIC from the exons ATGAATAATCCTTGGAGCAGGTGGAATGGCAAGCCTTCTAGTGCCAAGCCTTCCGGCAAGAGAGTGAGATCAAGAAATGGGCTGCTCTGCCCAGCCATTGGTTTTTTCCTCTGCATTCTGCTCACGTGCATGACCTTTAGGGCTCTCAAGCTCCACCAAGATCAGGAGCCGACACTGAGCTTTGTGGAGAGGAATGGCACCCATTTCATGGTGGATGGAAGAGTCCTCTATGTCAGCGGATGGAACTCCTACTGGCTTATGGAGCAGGCGGTGGAGGAGGGGAGCAGAGCAAGGGTCACAGAGATCTTTCAAACTGCTGCAAGCTTGGGGCTCACTGTGTGCAGGACCTATGCCTTCAACGACGGTCGAGACCATGCCCTCCAAGTCTCCCTTGGCATCTTCGACGAGATCGTCTTCAAG GCATTAGATTGGGTGATTGCGGAAGCTCAAAGACATGGGATCAGGCTGCTGCTGAGCCTGGTGAACAATCTGCAACGCCACGGTGGGAAGGGGCAGTACGTGAAGTGGGCGTGGGAGGAGGGATTCGGATTGAGCACCTCCAACGATTCATTCTTCTTCGATCCCTCCATTCGCAGTTACTTCAAGATCTACCTTAAG ACAATATTAACAAGGAAGAATCACCTGAGTGGAATTGAGTACAGAGATGATCCTACGATCTTCGCATGGGAGTTGATGAATGCGCCCCGGTGTGCCTCAGATGTATCCGGTGACACACTTCAA GAATGGATTGAGGAGATGGCCGAACATGTGAAGGGGATTGACAAGAAGCATCTGGTGACGGTTGGGTTGGAGGGGTTTTACGGCCCAACGAGCCGGCCGGAGAAGAAAGATGTGAACCCGCCGGAGAAATGGTACGGCGAGCTGGGGACGGATTTCCTGCACAATTCGAAGACTCCGGCCATTGATTTTGCGTCGGTGCAAATTTATCCTGATAAATG GTTGCGGCAAGCAAATCTTAGTGAGAAAACAAGCTACATCTCGAAATGGATGGCATCTCACATCGACGACGGCGAAAAAGAGCTGAACAAGCCCATCTTGTTCTCTGAATTCGGCTTATCCAGCAAGAACAAGGACTTCGACACCTTGCACCGGGTTGCATTTTACAAGTCCATTCTTGACAACATCTACGATTCCGCAACCAAAGGCGGTGCTGGTGCCGGTGCCTTCATCTGGCATTTGTTGCTTGGCGGAATGGAGAAGTACGACGACGAATTTGGTATCGTTCCTGTGGAATCTCTGGCGATCATCAGGCTGTTGAAGGAGCAGGCATGCCATTTGATGGCACTGCGGCACAGCAAGGACTTAGCACAAACAACAGGTGCAATATGCTGA
- the LOC121989386 gene encoding mannan endo-1,4-beta-mannosidase 2-like isoform X2 — MELLLAYGAGGGGGEQSKGHRDLSNCCKLGAHCVQDLCLQRRSRPCPPSLPWHLRRDRLQDWVIAEAQRHGIRLLLSLVNNLQRHGGKGQYVKWAWEEGFGLSTSNDSFFFDPSIRSYFKIYLKTILTRKNHLSGIEYRDDPTIFAWELMNAPRCASDVSGDTLQEWIEEMAEHVKGIDKKHLVTVGLEGFYGPTSRPEKKDVNPPEKWYGELGTDFLHNSKTPAIDFASVQIYPDKWLRQANLSEKTSYISKWMASHIDDGEKELNKPILFSEFGLSSKNKDFDTLHRVAFYKSILDNIYDSATKGGAGAGAFIWHLLLGGMEKYDDEFGIVPVESLAIIRLLKEQACHLMALRHSKDLAQTTGAIC; from the exons ATGGAACTCCTACTGGCTTATGGAGCAGGCGGTGGAGGAGGGGAGCAGAGCAAGGGTCACAGAGATCTTTCAAACTGCTGCAAGCTTGGGGCTCACTGTGTGCAGGACCTATGCCTTCAACGACGGTCGAGACCATGCCCTCCAAGTCTCCCTTGGCATCTTCGACGAGATCGTCTTCAAG ATTGGGTGATTGCGGAAGCTCAAAGACATGGGATCAGGCTGCTGCTGAGCCTGGTGAACAATCTGCAACGCCACGGTGGGAAGGGGCAGTACGTGAAGTGGGCGTGGGAGGAGGGATTCGGATTGAGCACCTCCAACGATTCATTCTTCTTCGATCCCTCCATTCGCAGTTACTTCAAGATCTACCTTAAG ACAATATTAACAAGGAAGAATCACCTGAGTGGAATTGAGTACAGAGATGATCCTACGATCTTCGCATGGGAGTTGATGAATGCGCCCCGGTGTGCCTCAGATGTATCCGGTGACACACTTCAA GAATGGATTGAGGAGATGGCCGAACATGTGAAGGGGATTGACAAGAAGCATCTGGTGACGGTTGGGTTGGAGGGGTTTTACGGCCCAACGAGCCGGCCGGAGAAGAAAGATGTGAACCCGCCGGAGAAATGGTACGGCGAGCTGGGGACGGATTTCCTGCACAATTCGAAGACTCCGGCCATTGATTTTGCGTCGGTGCAAATTTATCCTGATAAATG GTTGCGGCAAGCAAATCTTAGTGAGAAAACAAGCTACATCTCGAAATGGATGGCATCTCACATCGACGACGGCGAAAAAGAGCTGAACAAGCCCATCTTGTTCTCTGAATTCGGCTTATCCAGCAAGAACAAGGACTTCGACACCTTGCACCGGGTTGCATTTTACAAGTCCATTCTTGACAACATCTACGATTCCGCAACCAAAGGCGGTGCTGGTGCCGGTGCCTTCATCTGGCATTTGTTGCTTGGCGGAATGGAGAAGTACGACGACGAATTTGGTATCGTTCCTGTGGAATCTCTGGCGATCATCAGGCTGTTGAAGGAGCAGGCATGCCATTTGATGGCACTGCGGCACAGCAAGGACTTAGCACAAACAACAGGTGCAATATGCTGA